In Bacillus cereus ATCC 14579, a single window of DNA contains:
- a CDS encoding DUF2087 domain-containing protein: MTESEMKFRDTTIRNFFDKEDRLKSIPGQKKKKLVLLEHLISKLNAENQYTEKEINTFIKQYHDDFCTIRREFIVQGFMNREDNMYCINGREVWTKWEELK, encoded by the coding sequence ATGACTGAAAGTGAAATGAAATTCCGGGATACGACCATTCGTAACTTTTTCGATAAAGAGGATCGTTTAAAATCGATTCCAGGTCAAAAGAAGAAAAAACTAGTATTGTTAGAGCATTTAATTAGCAAGTTAAATGCTGAAAATCAATATACAGAAAAAGAAATTAATACATTTATAAAACAATATCATGATGATTTTTGTACAATTAGACGTGAATTTATTGTACAGGGGTTTATGAATAGAGAGGATAATATGTACTGTATAAACGGGAGAGAAGTTTGGACGAAGTGGGAGGAGTTAAAATAA